The proteins below come from a single Aegilops tauschii subsp. strangulata cultivar AL8/78 chromosome 6, Aet v6.0, whole genome shotgun sequence genomic window:
- the LOC109753154 gene encoding auxin-responsive protein SAUR32 — translation MKRLQEEARGHLLAGTASRHDAADAEAPAPITKGCATFWVGAEEEGESRRRFAVPVALLGHPLILELLGEARDKYGYAHDGAIVVPCGIERFQKAVDAARAQERHRHHHHHHFSLPHLAGCFRPSHAVA, via the coding sequence ATGAAGCGGCTCCAAGAAGAAGCGCGCGGCCACCTCCTCGCGGGGACCGCCTCCCGCCACGACGCTGCGGACGCGGAGGCGCCGGCGCCGATCACCAAGGGATGCGCGACGTTCTGGGTGGGCGCGGAGGAGGAGGGCGAGTCGCGGCGGCGGTTCGCGGTGCCGGTGGCGCTGCTCGGGCACCCCCTGATCCTGGAGCTGCTCGGGGAGGCGCGGGACAAGTACGGGTACGCGCACGATGGCGCCATCGTCGTCCCCTGCGGCATCGAGCGGTTCCAGAAGGCGGTCGACGCGGCGAGGGCCCAAGAACGGCACCGtcaccaccaccatcatcacTTCAGTCTTCCTCACCTTGCCGGGTGCTTTAGGCCCTCGCACGCTGTTGCTTAG